The following are encoded in a window of Ictalurus punctatus breed USDA103 chromosome 13, Coco_2.0, whole genome shotgun sequence genomic DNA:
- the timp2a gene encoding metalloproteinase inhibitor 2a, protein MACVSGLVATVVLLILCRVEEIAEACSCSPVHPQQAFCNADIVIRAKVVGGKEVTAGNDIYGNPIKRIQYDIKQIKMFKGPDQHIDMIFTAPSSAVCGVTMDTNGKKEYLISGKADGSGKMHVTLCDLIMPWESTSATQKKSLSQRYQMGCDCKITRCAAFPCEISTPEECLWTDWLTEKLIHGRQSEHYSCIKRGDGSCAWYRGSAPPKKEFLDNEDP, encoded by the exons ATGGCGTGTGTGAGCGGTTTGGTGGCCACCGTTGTGCTGCTGATTCTCTGTCGTGTGGAGGAAATAGCAGAAGCGTGCAGCTGCTCCCCTGTGCATCCTCAACAGGCGTTCTGTAATGCCGACATCG TAATCAGAGCAAAGGTGGTAGGAGGAAAAGAGGTCACTGCTGGGAATGACATTTATGGCAACCCTATCAAGAGGATCCAGTATGACATCAAGCAGATTAAG atgTTCAAAGGACCAGACCAACACATTGATATGATCTTTACTGCACCTTCTTCAGCTGTGTGTGGTGTAACCATGGACACCAATGGAAAGAAGGAGTACCTCATCTCAG GAAAGGCAGATGGCAGTGGGAAGATGCATGTGACTCTGTGTGATCTCATCATGCCCTGGGAGTCCACGAGTGCCACCCAGAAGAAGAGTCTGAGCCAGCGTTACCAGATGGGCTGTGACTGCAAG ATCACCCGCTGCGCAGCCTTCCCCTGTGAGATCAGCACTCCTGAGGAGTGCTTGTGGACAGACTGGTTGACGGAGAAGCTCATTCATGGACGCCAGTCTGAACACTACTCCTGCATCAAAAGAGGAGATGGTTCGTGTGCTTGGTACCGTGGAAGTGCTCCTCCAAAGAAGGAGTTCCTGGATAATGAGGACCCGTAA